From Acidothermus cellulolyticus 11B, a single genomic window includes:
- a CDS encoding P-II family nitrogen regulator: protein MKLITAVVKPFKLDDVKTALEAFGVTGMTVSEASGYGRQRGHTEVYRGAEYEVDLVPKVRIEVLVDDADAEDVIDVIVKAAQTGKIGDGKVWSIPVETVVRVRTGERGVAAL, encoded by the coding sequence ATGAAACTCATCACGGCAGTCGTCAAACCCTTCAAACTGGATGACGTTAAAACCGCGCTCGAAGCCTTCGGCGTCACCGGCATGACCGTGAGCGAAGCGAGCGGATACGGCCGGCAACGCGGCCACACCGAGGTGTACCGCGGCGCGGAGTACGAAGTCGACCTGGTCCCAAAGGTGCGGATCGAGGTACTGGTCGATGATGCCGACGCCGAGGATGTCATCGACGTCATCGTGAAAGCCGCCCAGACCGGCAAAATCGGCGACGGCAAGGTCTGGAGCATCCCCGTCGAGACGGTGGTGCGGGTTCGCACCGGCGAGCGAGGCGTCGCTGCGCTGTGA
- a CDS encoding ammonium transporter produces MDPKTGLNWGNTAWMLAATALVLLMTPGLAFFYGGMVRAKNVLAMLMQNFICMGIVSVLWVVDLFSIAFGPDKLGGFIGDAATYFGLRHGGDLWSSGNGVPTTVIAAFQITFAIITAALITGASADRLRFGPFLVFVTVWSILVYAPIAHWVWGNGWLARHSVEDFAGGTVVHINAGAAGVALTLVLGKRIGWPKERMRPHNVPFVLLGAGLLWFGWLGFNAGSELAADQIAGFALVNTIVATAAAMLGWLVVERIRDGRPTTLGAASGLVAGLVAITPACAFVSPLGAIAVGVAAGVICALAVSLKFKARIDDSLDVFAVHLVGGVVGALSIGFLGDAAINGHNGLFYGGGFLQLGRQAMGVGAVLAYDFVLTLIIAKVIDLIMGLRVSRDVELEGLDINLHAESAYDFGAPATHASVPAVVTTSRAKVDA; encoded by the coding sequence ATGGATCCGAAAACCGGCCTCAACTGGGGAAATACGGCGTGGATGCTCGCAGCGACCGCGCTGGTTCTCCTCATGACACCAGGTCTCGCCTTCTTCTACGGCGGAATGGTGCGAGCCAAGAATGTGCTTGCCATGCTGATGCAGAACTTCATCTGCATGGGCATCGTCAGTGTCCTGTGGGTCGTCGATTTGTTCAGCATCGCCTTTGGCCCGGACAAACTCGGCGGATTCATCGGCGACGCGGCGACCTACTTCGGCCTGCGGCACGGCGGTGACCTATGGTCGAGCGGCAACGGTGTGCCGACCACCGTCATCGCCGCTTTCCAGATCACCTTTGCCATCATCACCGCCGCCCTCATCACCGGTGCGAGCGCCGACCGTTTGCGGTTTGGGCCGTTCCTCGTGTTCGTCACGGTCTGGTCGATCCTGGTTTACGCTCCCATCGCCCACTGGGTCTGGGGCAATGGGTGGTTGGCCCGCCACTCCGTGGAGGACTTCGCCGGCGGAACCGTCGTCCACATCAATGCGGGAGCGGCGGGAGTAGCGCTCACCCTCGTGCTGGGGAAGCGGATCGGCTGGCCTAAAGAACGCATGCGTCCGCACAACGTGCCGTTCGTGCTGCTCGGTGCCGGGCTTCTCTGGTTCGGTTGGCTCGGTTTCAATGCGGGAAGTGAGCTTGCCGCCGATCAAATCGCCGGCTTCGCGCTCGTCAACACGATCGTGGCGACCGCCGCGGCGATGCTCGGCTGGCTCGTCGTCGAGCGCATCCGCGACGGTCGGCCTACGACGCTCGGGGCTGCTTCCGGTCTCGTCGCCGGTCTCGTCGCGATTACGCCGGCGTGCGCCTTCGTCAGCCCGCTCGGTGCGATCGCGGTCGGCGTCGCCGCGGGGGTCATCTGTGCCCTCGCCGTGTCCCTGAAATTCAAGGCGCGCATCGACGATTCGCTGGACGTGTTCGCCGTTCACCTGGTCGGCGGCGTCGTCGGCGCGCTCTCCATCGGATTTCTCGGCGACGCGGCAATCAACGGGCACAATGGGCTCTTCTACGGTGGTGGGTTCCTGCAACTCGGCCGTCAAGCAATGGGCGTCGGCGCTGTCCTCGCCTACGATTTCGTCCTCACCCTCATCATCGCGAAGGTGATTGACCTCATCATGGGTCTGCGGGTCAGCAGGGACGTCGAACTCGAAGGACTCGACATCAACCTGCACGCCGAATCGGCCTACGACTTCGGTGCGCCGGCTACCCATGCCTCGGTTCCCGCGGTGGTCACCACGTCTCGGGCAAAGGTGGACGCATGA
- the ftsY gene encoding signal recognition particle-docking protein FtsY encodes MVWLIAALIGIVVLLAAGAVYLGVRAGRRPRGAGAGAPPATPATPATRQAEPVAQEAAPAVQQAQQAEPAVAPAAAPEAESAAAVAESAAAAGDERDVPAVAAGRMIRLRSRLARSESVLGRGLFALLSRERLDDATWQEIEDLLLTADVGVAATTELVERLRTEAKVMGVRSPDDVRAMLRRSLLDTVDAGLDRSLATTRTAAGPAVVLVVGVNGTGKTTTVGKLARLLVADGRSVVLGAADTFRAAAADQLETWGRRVGVPVVRGAERADPASVAFDAVRVAIEQEADVVVIDTAGRLHTKTGLMDELGKVKRVVERRCPVSEVLLVLDATTGQNGLTQARVFTDVVAVTGVVLTKLDGTAKGGIVISVQRELGIPVKLVGLGEGPDDLAPFDPAAFVDALLGVPEAFTSP; translated from the coding sequence GTGGTGTGGCTCATTGCAGCGTTGATCGGGATTGTCGTCCTCCTCGCGGCTGGGGCGGTTTACCTCGGCGTACGCGCCGGGCGTCGCCCGCGGGGCGCCGGCGCCGGCGCACCGCCGGCCACGCCGGCCACGCCTGCCACCCGGCAGGCTGAGCCGGTCGCCCAGGAGGCCGCGCCGGCCGTCCAGCAGGCCCAGCAGGCCGAGCCGGCCGTGGCGCCGGCCGCGGCGCCGGAGGCGGAATCCGCAGCTGCAGTGGCGGAATCCGCTGCCGCGGCGGGCGACGAGCGGGACGTCCCCGCCGTCGCAGCCGGCCGGATGATTCGGCTTCGATCCCGCCTGGCGCGCTCCGAATCCGTGCTCGGTCGCGGCCTTTTCGCCTTGCTGAGCCGGGAACGGCTGGACGACGCAACGTGGCAGGAGATCGAAGACCTGCTGCTCACCGCCGATGTCGGCGTCGCCGCGACCACCGAACTTGTCGAGCGGTTGCGCACTGAGGCGAAGGTCATGGGTGTCCGGTCACCGGACGACGTCCGCGCCATGCTGCGTCGCAGCCTGCTTGATACCGTCGACGCCGGGCTGGACCGATCCTTGGCGACGACGCGGACCGCCGCAGGACCCGCCGTCGTTTTGGTCGTCGGGGTCAACGGAACCGGGAAGACGACGACCGTCGGCAAGCTCGCGCGGCTCCTCGTCGCCGACGGACGGAGCGTCGTTCTCGGGGCTGCCGACACCTTCCGGGCCGCCGCCGCGGATCAACTCGAGACCTGGGGACGGCGGGTAGGGGTCCCCGTCGTGCGGGGTGCGGAACGGGCCGACCCGGCATCGGTCGCTTTCGACGCCGTCCGGGTGGCGATCGAGCAGGAGGCGGACGTCGTCGTCATTGACACCGCCGGGCGGCTGCACACCAAGACGGGTCTCATGGATGAGCTCGGCAAGGTCAAGCGCGTCGTGGAACGGCGGTGTCCGGTCAGTGAAGTTCTCCTCGTTCTCGACGCCACCACCGGCCAGAACGGTCTCACGCAAGCGCGTGTCTTCACCGACGTCGTCGCCGTCACCGGTGTTGTGCTGACAAAACTGGACGGCACCGCCAAGGGCGGCATCGTCATTTCCGTGCAGCGTGAGTTAGGCATCCCGGTCAAGCTTGTCGGTCTCGGCGAAGGCCCGGACGACCTTGCGCCGTTCGATCCGGCGGCCTTCGTGGACGCCTTGCTCGGTGTCCCGGAGGCGTTTACCTCCCCGTAA
- a CDS encoding putative T7SS-secreted protein → MTDNPPPISGDPHAIAETARRLIAAATGVSDVGQRLHFLAATDNFWWGTAAERAHDRTLHLAAPLTVVAEAYRAGGKVLRRYAIQLDDLQHEAERAQRRVSQAESDVAAARHALTSALAHDAATRSVAWGLGVPPPPATAPRYSAAVTDAEHQLAAAKEQFTSCQEKFAELARSTARRLDNLQPPARDHRPWWHTVTHPMAHWISHHWAHFLRQTARLAQSIGTVAGVVALLLAAVAIAFPPLEIAAGATEALAAVSNTTAGVARAAVELSEPTGRTAGLVDLATVSLPGPARRIVAKTGVGRLEAPTHLAIRRPPPPSRDIPLGFRNRDEFAAFGERLQRGLAEAGYPNAVAIMQGSSVTGVSFRTKEPFDVGRRSDFDIALCDESLFRAAKHHGVDLRAYERTAPLKARKKESVEIARQLGLDGLQRELSARARRDVDFMIFRYTGTALIRAQSIPFPPWRDRVLGPSQPTRFQ, encoded by the coding sequence ATGACCGACAATCCGCCGCCCATTTCCGGCGACCCGCACGCCATCGCCGAAACCGCCCGTCGCCTCATCGCGGCCGCGACCGGCGTGTCCGACGTCGGGCAACGCCTGCATTTCCTTGCTGCGACAGACAATTTCTGGTGGGGTACCGCGGCGGAGCGTGCGCACGATCGGACGCTTCACCTCGCCGCACCGCTGACCGTCGTTGCGGAGGCGTATCGCGCCGGCGGGAAGGTGCTGCGGCGCTACGCCATCCAATTGGACGACCTCCAGCACGAAGCCGAACGCGCCCAGCGTCGGGTCAGCCAGGCGGAAAGCGACGTGGCGGCGGCCCGCCACGCGCTCACGAGTGCCCTCGCGCACGATGCCGCAACCCGATCCGTCGCATGGGGACTGGGGGTTCCACCGCCGCCGGCCACCGCGCCGCGGTACAGCGCAGCCGTGACGGACGCCGAACACCAGCTCGCCGCCGCGAAAGAGCAGTTCACGTCCTGTCAAGAGAAATTTGCAGAATTGGCGCGGTCCACCGCACGCCGATTGGACAACCTCCAACCGCCGGCACGCGACCACCGTCCGTGGTGGCACACCGTCACTCACCCGATGGCCCACTGGATTTCCCATCACTGGGCACACTTTCTCCGGCAGACCGCGCGGCTTGCCCAGAGCATCGGCACGGTCGCCGGTGTTGTCGCCCTGCTTCTCGCGGCGGTGGCCATCGCCTTTCCACCGCTGGAAATCGCAGCCGGCGCCACGGAAGCCCTTGCCGCCGTCAGTAACACAACAGCGGGCGTCGCCCGGGCCGCTGTCGAGCTCTCCGAACCCACCGGCCGAACGGCGGGACTGGTGGACCTGGCGACCGTCAGTCTTCCCGGCCCGGCGCGGCGCATCGTCGCGAAAACCGGCGTCGGCCGGCTGGAAGCACCGACGCATCTCGCCATCAGGCGGCCGCCACCGCCGTCGCGGGACATCCCCCTCGGGTTCCGCAATCGAGACGAATTCGCCGCATTTGGCGAGAGATTACAACGCGGATTAGCTGAGGCCGGGTATCCTAACGCGGTGGCAATCATGCAAGGGAGTTCGGTGACCGGCGTCAGCTTCCGGACGAAGGAGCCGTTCGACGTCGGACGCCGCAGCGATTTCGATATCGCGTTGTGCGACGAGTCGCTGTTCCGCGCAGCAAAACATCACGGTGTTGATCTGCGCGCCTATGAGCGGACCGCTCCATTGAAAGCCCGAAAGAAAGAGAGCGTCGAGATCGCCCGACAGCTTGGCCTTGACGGACTCCAGCGCGAGCTCAGCGCCCGGGCCCGCCGCGACGTGGACTTCATGATTTTCCGGTATACCGGGACGGCGCTCATTCGGGCGCAGAGTATTCCTTTTCCGCCGTGGCGGGACCGGGTGCTCGGCCCGTCGCAACCGACACGATTCCAGTGA